AGCCTCGGCGAGGACACCGGACACCTCGACCTCCGCGGCGCTGGCCGCGGGGCCAACCACCTGGGGGAACTTGGCGGCCGCGCGCACGGACGAAGCGAGGTGGGCGAGCTCCTTCTCGGCATGGCGCTGGGCGCGGACCGCGGAGGAGAGCCGGGACAGGTCGCGTCTCCGGAGCGCGGCCTGGACCTCGGCTGCGTGGCGTTTGACCTCGAGGACTGTCTCCTGGAAGGCGCCGTGCGCATCGGCGAGGACGAGGAAGCCGTCGAGGAGGCAGTCTGCGGTGGCAGCACCACTGTGTAGAGCGGCGCGCGCctccgggaggaggaggagctcggcAAGCGCGGCGTGGAGCGCGTGGAGGTGCGCGAGGCCCGAGGAGGCCGGGGCGGTGGGTTCGGCGACCCAGGCGCGGACGGCCCGGATGTTGTTCTGGAGGTGGGCGAGCAGCGGGTGGGAGCGGGACGACGGGAGGCTGACGGAGCGGACGTGGTGCCTGGAGGACAGCGCCGGGCTGAGAGGGAAGGAGATGGAGCGGCCGAAGGTGGGCGCCATTTCTGAATGCTGCCGGATCTTCTTTCTTGCCTGTTTGCGTATGTTTGTTGTGATgacgagaggagagggagagtgggGTATATAAAGAGGACGAGGCGGCGCGGccatgggatgggatgggatgggagtTGGGGGCGGCATGGCATGTGTGGGCGGTTGGTGGCGCGCGGGAGTCGTCGGCGAGGCTGGATGCATTCCTGGATGGTGTGGAGGGCCACGCGCGCGGTGCTCTGATGCAAGGCCTTATCCACTACATGACATCAGACAAAAAGAGCCACGATAAACCACAGGACTTTGATCTATCATTAATAACAGATTATCAGTGTTAAGATCTATCATCTATGATCTTATTACACATcacttatataaaaatattactcGTCATccataactattttttatagtGATTATCATCTCGCAGTCACTAGGCATGCATATATTGTGTTGTATGTGGAGGACTAATACCAGCTCTGTTTGCATGCTTGTTGCTTGCCCATGGTTGTTTCTCACTTCTGTTCCTCGCGCATTTCACAGCGGCGGACATCATATACTCCTGTCTATCCTCAAACAAGCACCGGAAGACGGAAGGTAGCTGATCTGATCCCACGTAACGTGCCTATCCTCCATTCCCATGTTATTCGGGTacacagcacagcacagcagtTTTTTAACAGACAAGTTCGTCAGCTCACTAGCTACCTGCCGGCTGGACATGCATGGCCGGTGCACCGATCGGGCGTCGGCAACAACATTAATTATTATGTCGGGCCGTTAGCTAGCTCAGTTCCTTTGGCCGCTCGCTCGTGACAGATCGACCAGACCAATCGATCGATATCATTCGCACGCATGGCCGCTTCCGGTGCCGGCGCGGTGCCCGACACGATCCGCGACGGGAGGGGCGAGCGGGGAGACAGCTCGTGCGCGAGGGACGCCGACGCACGCCCTCTGCTCGGTACGGATCGATCGTGTACGTACGGCGCCCGGGCCTTGTTGGTTTCGTCGTGTTGCATCTGCATCTCGCTCGCTGTCTGATTCGTCCTCGCGTACGCTTGACGACTGCGACGGGGCGATGGAGATGCTCGTGCGTGGATATTCCCCGGCACACCATGCATGCTTGCTGCTGCACGCCTTAATCGTACGTCTGGTCTCCAATGGATCAGTCCCCCACGTACGTCCATCAGATCGGCACTGTCCTACAACTTGAGCTGCCTGCACCCTGCAGTGCGATACTCCATATACTTACGTGTCTGTGTATATTGCGTGAGTTTGAAAGACCAAGTTTACCatcaaagaaagaaaggaagaccAAGTTTCATGGAGAAATATGGGACTTGCTGCAAGTTTTAAAGACCAAGCTTCGTGGATACATCATATTGGCGTAACTTCGTGctgtcttttttcctttttttgagaAGAAGGGGACTTGCTGCTAGTTTTACAAAGGAACAGGAACACTGTATATGGGGCCTGGGCCTTGGTGGTAAAGAAATAGTCAACACTATGCGCCTTAGATGTGAACATTACCGGATCCCATTTATCCACTAGCCAACTTTGTAGTGCTGAACTTCAGAGCATCGTCAATTCATCATACACATTTGAAGGCAAATATGGAGACATGGAGTAGTGTATTGCATATGTAAGAAACATGAGATGCGCACTGAACAATTCAAGACCAAATTAAAAGTATGCACGCTTTCTTTTTCAGATAATGGAAACCAATTACGCACGCAGTTGTAGTAGTACTTTACAAAAACTCAGGTTATTTACAGACTTACAGTTACATTCATGTTTCCCTGACTGCTAATTCAAGATGTTCTAATTCAACATTATTGTGATCAGGGTGGGCCGTAGCTTCAGACATAACaattttttgtattttataGTGTAATTTGGTCCCTCTTTAACCAGTTAGAACCCCGGTCCCCTATGAATTTGGGTTCAATCCGTCACTGGGAACAGCTAGAGCTAGAAGATTTGGGTGTGTATGTTGAGCAGTGCAACCCTGGTCTGAACGAGGCTCCTGAACACCTTGTCGCTGCCGCTCTCCAGCTCGCCGATGCACTCCTCAAGCTCCTCCAGCGTCTCCATCAACGCCAtcgtctccttctcttcctcggACACCTTCTTGATCAGGCACATCAGCGCTGCCGTCCTCTTGCAGGAGCACGCCGCCGCGGAGACCGACGCCGACATGGCCGCCACGGTGTTGAACAGCGCCGCTGAGGCGGACGCTGTGGCTGCCGCGGCCTCGGCCAGCAACCCTGCCACCTCGACCTCCGCCGCGCTGCCTCCGAGGCCAAGGCGCGAGGGTCTGCTGGCGCCGTCCCTGGCCGCGGCCGCGAGCCGGACCAGTTCCTTCCCGGCCTTGCGCTGCGACCTCAGCGCGGAGGCGAGGCGCGCGCCATCGTGGCGGCGGACGGCAGCCAGGGCCTCGGCGACGTCCTGCTTGAGCTCAACGACGGCCTCCTGGAAGCTTCCGTGCGCGTCGGCGAGGCGGAGGAAGGCGTCGAGGAGGCGGTCGTTGCTGCTGCTGGCGGCGCCGGAGAGCGCGGCCTGGGCCTCTGGGAGGTCGAGGAGGTCGCCGAGCGCGGCGTGGAGCGCGTCGACGTGCGCGAGGCCGGAGGCGACGGAAGTGGGGTCCTGCGCCCAGGCGCGGACGGCGCGGATGTGGGTATGGAGGTGGGCGAGGATAGTGTGGGAGTGGCACGGGAGGCTGACGGAGCGGGCGTGGTAGG
The sequence above is drawn from the Phragmites australis chromosome 10, lpPhrAust1.1, whole genome shotgun sequence genome and encodes:
- the LOC133883443 gene encoding uncharacterized protein LOC133883443, yielding MAPTFGRSISFPLSPALSSRHHVRSVSLPSSRSHPLLAHLQNNIRAVRAWVAEPTAPASSGLAHLHALHAALAELLLLPEARAALHSGAATADCLLDGFLVLADAHGAFQETVLEVKRHAAEVQAALRRRDLSRLSSAVRAQRHAEKELAHLASSVRAAAKFPQVVGPAASAAEVEVSGVLAEAVAAVASASAAVFSALESISSAATTAAASSSKKSTTLVSLVKRTKAASSDEKEMAALDRLEDLEECIAEMEAGSDKVFRSILHTRVALLNIHTQTC
- the LOC133883386 gene encoding uncharacterized protein LOC133883386; this encodes MAPSFARSISFPLNPSRSSKPRMAASAYHARSVSLPCHSHTILAHLHTHIRAVRAWAQDPTSVASGLAHVDALHAALGDLLDLPEAQAALSGAASSSNDRLLDAFLRLADAHGSFQEAVVELKQDVAEALAAVRRHDGARLASALRSQRKAGKELVRLAAAARDGASRPSRLGLGGSAAEVEVAGLLAEAAAATASASAALFNTVAAMSASVSAAACSCKRTAALMCLIKKVSEEEKETMALMETLEELEECIGELESGSDKVFRSLVQTRVALLNIHTQIF